Proteins from a single region of Terriglobales bacterium:
- a CDS encoding VWA domain-containing protein: MFDMKGAASAALVLFLATGLLAQVPPPATQTPANQPPTNQQPVNQAPTNQQGDAPNQPGDTVQVPAQQGQAPSREDDGVFVFKKDVEEVQLHATVVDDKKRLVTDLARQDFVVYENGQPQKISSFDRRDVPVALGIVIDNSGSMRDKRPAVNQAAINLVKASNPNDEVFIVNFNDEYYLDQDFTSNLTLLKEGLEKIDSRGGTALYDAVVASAEHLKKNAKLDKRVILVVTDGEDNASRESLEQAIRKLEAEDGPTVYSIGILGEERQKRARRALSTLAERTGGISFFPRDISEVDSITRAVAHDIRNQYIIGYKPATSKAEGGYRTVKVEAKAPGHGKLFVRTRTGYYAGQESASAGGQ, translated from the coding sequence ATGTTCGACATGAAGGGTGCCGCTTCGGCGGCACTTGTGTTGTTTCTTGCCACCGGATTGCTGGCACAGGTTCCTCCGCCGGCAACCCAGACTCCAGCGAACCAGCCTCCCACAAACCAGCAGCCTGTGAATCAGGCTCCCACGAACCAGCAAGGCGACGCGCCCAATCAACCGGGCGACACCGTACAGGTTCCAGCCCAACAAGGTCAGGCGCCGAGCCGAGAAGACGATGGAGTGTTCGTCTTCAAGAAGGACGTGGAAGAAGTCCAGTTGCACGCAACGGTGGTGGATGACAAGAAGCGTCTGGTGACGGATCTGGCACGGCAGGATTTCGTGGTTTACGAGAATGGCCAGCCGCAGAAGATATCGTCTTTCGATCGTCGCGATGTGCCTGTGGCACTGGGCATTGTGATTGATAACTCAGGGTCGATGCGAGACAAGCGTCCGGCGGTGAACCAGGCGGCGATCAACCTGGTGAAGGCGAGCAATCCGAATGACGAAGTGTTCATCGTGAACTTCAACGATGAGTACTACCTCGATCAGGATTTCACGTCGAACCTTACGCTGCTCAAGGAAGGGCTGGAGAAGATTGACTCGCGCGGCGGGACTGCTCTGTACGATGCGGTGGTTGCATCGGCCGAGCACCTCAAGAAGAACGCAAAGCTGGATAAGCGAGTGATTCTCGTCGTGACTGACGGCGAGGATAATGCGAGCCGGGAATCGCTGGAGCAGGCGATCCGGAAGCTGGAAGCTGAAGACGGGCCGACGGTGTATTCGATCGGCATTCTAGGTGAAGAGCGGCAGAAGCGCGCACGACGTGCGCTCTCGACGCTGGCCGAGAGAACCGGCGGCATTTCGTTCTTCCCGAGAGACATCAGCGAAGTGGATTCGATTACGCGTGCAGTGGCGCACGATATCCGCAACCAGTACATCATCGGCTACAAGCCTGCGACCAGCAAAGCCGAGGGCGGCTATCGTACGGTGAAGGTGGAAGCGAAGGCTCCGGGTCACGGCAAGCTGTTCGTGCGCACGAGGACGGGCTATTACGCCGGGCAGGAAAGCGCTTCTGCGGGCGGACAATAG